The following are encoded together in the Brassica napus cultivar Da-Ae chromosome A9, Da-Ae, whole genome shotgun sequence genome:
- the LOC125578389 gene encoding uncharacterized protein LOC125578389, with the protein MIDEYISAEFPDREVDKEGFELVERHMIHGPCGKLRPKSPCMEKGECTKSFPKPSSDQTRIDKYGFVVYRRRAGTGDFVIKGDIEVDNRFVVPHNLSLLKKYQAHINVEWCCRTSAIKYLFKYITKGVDRATVVIHKNEPDTTNEINNFLECRYISACEGSWRLFAFPIHYNLPNVVKLPVHLPGQHVMVFDETSDLSKVVYRENIDKSMLTAFFEACDTYEEARELTYVEFPSRFVYHSNDKVWTPRLQGEAIGRVVYVSPASGDRYFLRMLLNVVKGPRGYDVLYTVGDVVYKKFKEACYARGLLDDDKEWHEAIEEPSSWATGRQLRRLFVLILVYCQVVDPLKLWEHTWMFLAEDILYMKRKEFRFPGLDLQDEQLKQYTLLEVEKHLKEHNQSLADYDELPRPDNSILSEVNNQVLRQELMYDVEKEKETHRVLFSAMNIDQQKVYAAILKSVDERLGQLIFVSGAGGTGKTYLYRTIIARLRSVGKVVIPVATAGIAALLLPGGRTAHSRFKLPLNLDDRSMCEIHKGSSLAALISKADLIIWDEAPMAHRHAFETLDRSFRDLLTHENPEASTQPFGGKTVLLGGDFRQILPVIPHGKRPDTVLASISKSYLWKMARVFTLSINMRLRQEDKDFAKWILQVGDGEADALPSNKPKHEEGNQIIVDKRFLISRSETPHEALAHAAYPNFLQNYRDKDYLKERAVLTPTNNTVHEVNAYLLSKIPSQAREYLSSDSVELEATPDDDWTTHYPSEYLNSLEFPGLPNHRLCLKVGAPVMMLRNLNQDQGLCNGTRMVVTRLGNRVVKARIMTGTDVGEEVLIPRIQLSPTDTMHPFTFNRRQFPIRLCYAMTINKSQGQSLNQVALYLPRPVFTHGQLYVAMSRVTTPNGLKILDETSDMGGEDGVTNIVYKEIFKDVRMTEVRATHLLYTFLYTQV; encoded by the coding sequence ATGATTGATGAATACATCTCAGCTGAGTTTCCCGATAGAGAAGTTGATAAAGAGGGGTTTGAACTGGTAGAGCGGCATATGATTCATGGCCCGTGTGGTAAGTTGCGACCCAAATCGCCATGCATGGAAAAGGGAGAGTGTACTAAGAGTTTTCCTAAACCTTCTTCGGATCAAACAAGAATTGACAAATATGGATTTGTTGTTTATAGAAGGAGAGCTGGTACTGGAGATTTTGTAATCAAGGGTGATATCGAGGTGGATAATCGTTTCGTTGTGCCTCATAATCTTAGTCTGCTGAAAAAATACCAAGCCCACATCAACGTTGAATGGTGTTGCAGAACCAGTGCAATAAAATATCTTTTCAAATACATAACGAAAGGCGTTGATAGAGCAACTGTCGTTATACACAAGAACGAGCCAGACACGACTAATGAGATCAACAATTTTCTGGAGTGTCGGTACATATCAGCCTGCGAAGGTTCATGGAGGTTGTTCGCTTTTCCCATACACTATAATCTGCCCAATGTTGTGAAGCTTCCCGTACATCTACCAGGTCAGCATGTGATGGTGTTTGACGAAACTTCTGACTTATCAAAGGTGGTATACCGAGAAAATATTGATAAGTCAATGTTAACAGCGTTTTTTGAGGCATGCGACACATACGAAGAAGCTAGGGAGCTGACATATGTTGAATTTCCTTCAAGGTTTGTTTACCATTCTAACGACAAGGTATGGACACCCAGGTTGCAAGGGGAAGCTATTGGGAGAGTCGTGTATGTCAGTCCAGCATCTGGTGATAGATACTTCTTAAGGATGCTGCTAAATGTTGTTAAAGGTCCTAGAGGTTATGACGTGTTATACACGGTAGGAGATGTGGTTTATAAGAAATTCAAAGAAGCGTGCTATGCACGAGGATTGcttgatgatgataaagagTGGCATGAAGCAATAGAGGAGCCATCTTCATGGGCCACCGGACGGCAGCTGAGAAGGTTGTTTGTGCTTATCTTGGTTTATTGTCAAGTTGTAGACCCACTCAAGCTTTGGGAGCATACTTGGATGTTTCTAGCAGAGGACATACTGTACATGAAACGAAAGGAGTTTCGATTTCCAGGACTCGACTTACAAGATGAGCAGTTAAAGCAGTATACACTGCTCGAGGttgaaaaacatttaaaagagCATAACCAGTCTCTAGCAGACTATGATGAGTTGCCTCGGCCAGACAATTCAATACTATCAGAGGTAAACAACCAAGTTTTGCGGCAGGAGCTGATGTATGATGTTGAAAAGGAGAAGGAGACGCATAGGGTATTGTTCTCAGCGATGAATATTGATCAGCAGAAAGTATATGCTGCTATACTGAAGTCAGTAGACGAACGTTTGGGCCAGTTAATTTTTGTCTCAGGTGCAGGAGGAACAGGAAAGACATACCTATACAGAACTATTATCGCAAGGCTTAGGTCAGTTGGAAAAGTAGTTATACCGGTTGCTACAGCTGGCATCGCAGCGTTGCTGCTCCCGGGAGGAAGGACAGCTCACTCTCGGTTCAAACTACCTCTGAATCTAGATGATCGTTCAATGTGTGAAATACACAAAGGGTCGAGTTTAGCTGCATTGATATCCAAGGCAGATCTAATAATATGGGACGAAGCTCCGATGGCACACCGGCACGCTTTTGAAACCTTGGATCGTTCCTTCAGAGATTTGTTAACGCATGAGAATCCAGAAGCTAGCACACAGCCCTTTGGTGGCAAAACGGTGCTTCTCGGCGGGGATTTCCGACAGATTTTGCCAGTTATTCCACACGGAAAAAGGCCAGACACTGTACTCGCATCCATCAGCAAATCATATCTATGGAAAATGGCCCGAGTATTCACCTTATCCATCAACATGCGGCTGCGGCAAGAAGATAAGGACTTCGCAAAATGGATTCTACAAGTCGGAGATGGGGAAGCTGACGCCTTGCCGTCGAATAAACCAAAACATGAGGAAGGGAATCAGATTATTGTGGACAAAAGGTTCTTGATATCTCGCTCAGAGACACCACACGAAGCTTTGGCGCATGCTGCATATCCTAACTTCCTCCAAAACTACCGGGATAAGGACTACCTAAAAGAGAGGGCCGTGCTGACACCTACCAATAATACCGTACATGAGGTGAACGCTTATCTCCTCTCTAAGATCCCATCACAGGCTAGAGAGTATTTGAGTTCCGATTCAGTGGAGTTAGAAGCTACGCCAGACGATGATTGGACCACCCACTACCCGTCAGAGTACCTCAACTCACTTGAGTTTCCGGGCCTCCCTAACCACAGATTGTGCCTCAAAGTTGGAGCTCCGGTGATGATGCTGCGCAATCTTAATCAGGATCAAGGTCTGTGCAATGGTACAAGAATGGTGGTTACTCGCCTAGGTAACAGGGTTGTTAAAGCGAGAATTATGACTGGGACAGATGTTGGAGAAGAAGTTTTGATCCCTAGGATACAACTTAGTCCCACTGATACCATGCATCCCTTCACCTTTAATCGAAGGCAATTCCCGATCAGACTGTGCTACGCCATGACGATCAACAAGAGCCAGGGCCAAAGCCTAAACCAAGTTGCTTTATATCTTCCTCGCCCTGTTTTTACTCATGGTCAGTTATACGTTGCCATGTCTCGAGTAACAACTCCGAATGGGCTTAAGATTTTAGACGAGACTTCCGACATGGGCGGTGAAGACGGAGTTACTAATATTGTATACAAAGAAATCTTTAAAGACGTCCGGATGACCGAGGTTAGAGCTACACATTtactttatacatttttatataccCAAGTTTGA
- the LOC125578170 gene encoding F-box protein At2g35280-like: MEPSKRSLSRLETMPDDMLRLIVSKVGASSSIDYCNTMMTCKSLNFGLNDPLIAKTLDITPLVERPNISYGYGKMMESLLASNNLDAHYVKGMCEYFDFDNPVLGLYHLRIASKGARKEAKYLYGVLLMATGMINKGKKILSKLTDAIGLDSVETSWENVQASLSHLTVEMKDVYVDSLISMEPELNCHPPGVNTVCFKCYHAYLMTEFFEMALGLNPASASA; the protein is encoded by the coding sequence ATGGAGCCATCCAAACGTTCCCTCTCACGTCTCGAGACCATGCCTGATGACATGCTGCGGCTCATAGTCTCCAAGGTCGGTGCTTCTTCCTCCATCGACTACTGTAACACAATGATGACATGCAAGAGTCTCAACTTCGGACTGAACGACCCATTGATTGCCAAGACACTCGACATCACCCCTTTGGTGGAACGACCCAATATCTCTTACGGGTATGGGAAGATGATGGAAAGTCTGTTGGCATCCAACAACCTTGATGCTCACTACGTTAAAGGTATGTGCgagtattttgattttgataatCCCGTTTTGGGACTCTATCACCTTCGTATCGCTTCTAAGGGGGCTCGCAAAGAGGCCAAGTACCTTTACGGTGTTCTTCTGATGGCCACGGGTATGATCAACAAGGGGAAGAAGATACTTTCGAAGTTGACTGACGCTATTGGTCTTGACTCCGTTGAGACGAGCTGGGAGAACGTCCAGGCATCATTGAGTCATCTTACCGTGGAAATGAAAGACGTGTACGTGGACTCCCTCATAAGCATGGAACCAGAACTCAATTGCCATCCACCGGGGGTCAACACAGTCTGCTTCAAATGTTACCACGCCTACCTCATGACAGAGTTTTTCGAGATGGCCTTAGGGCTCAACCCAGCGTCTGCATCTGCTTGA
- the LOC125578390 gene encoding uncharacterized protein LOC125578390, which translates to MWMDLLMVDVNSTVMQVTISAGRLPQFREILRAGTMFSVSGFDVSRCAQNFRLTDSSLMIRFNESTSFQELTEPDSPLPDEAFRFRNHSELIGLANTNTQLPDIIGEILSVRSTVCDPPEEKNRVMVTLKLDSDETVTLSFFDAQAVAFHKQLETMRVDPKVMVITSINPKIVGGRLFLNATSGTHVYFDKKTRAGDALFYKLVARDTGLPSAAPLLRSYAKVETMTIADLSSFIVSAESQEIDFLCTGKVVRVDTEKGWCYVACSKCSKKLQRTESAFTCGVCNNPHAVGALRYRVEMAIADDTAEGTFVWFDGVLTKLHSIRASEAAQMLAEDGVNPEDTRLPPFIADMEGRTYTFQVRVTAFNFTEHHKTFTITRIAEDHGRLTEDGVGSDGDGDDDDDNPNIKTPPAADDQGGTSKARKKTDAGTSNVVKKARAG; encoded by the exons ATGTGGATGGATCTGCTCATGGTTGATGTCAAC TCGACTGTGATGCAAGTCACGATCAGTGCTGGTCGTCTCCCACAGTTCCGGGAAATACTCCGTGCCGGAACAATGTTTTCCGTGTCCGGTTTTGATGTCTCCAGATGCGCGCAGAATTTCCGGCTCACTGATTCATCTTTGATGATCCGGTTCAACGAGTCAACTTCGTTCCAGGAGTTGACCGAACCTGACTCTCCCTTGCCAGATGAAGCATTCCGGTTCCGCAACCATTCGGAGCTGATTGGTCTTGCCAATACTAACACTCAGCTACCAG ACATCATAGGTGAGATATTGAGTGTGAGGAGCACGGTTTGCGATCCACCAGAGGAGAAGAATCGTGTAATGGTGACTCTGAAGCTGGATAG CGATGAGACTGTCACTTTAAGCTTCTTTGACGCTCAGGCTGTTGCTTTCCATAAACAGCTTGAGACTATGAGGGTCGATCCAAAGGTCATGGTCATCACTAGCATAAATCCCAAGATTGTCGGAG GTCGTCTGTTTCTTAACGCTACGTCGGGAACACACGTGTATTTTGACAAGAAGACTAGAGCAGGGGATGCTCTATTCTACAA GTTGGTCGCCAGAGATACCGGTTTGCCGTCGGCCGCTCCACTGCTAAGGTCGTATGCGAAGGTGGAAACTATGACGATTGCTGACCTCAGCAGTTTCATCGTTTCTGCTGAATCTCAG GAGATTGATTTTCTGTGCACCGGGAAGGTTGTTCGTGTTGACACGGAAAAGGGGTGGTGTTATGTTGCTTGCTCCAAATGCAGTAAGAAGCTGCAGCGGACTGAGTCTGCATTCACGTGTGGAGTATGCAATAATCCACATGCTGTTGGGGCCCTTCG CTATCGTGTGGAGATGGCGATAGCTGATGATACTGCAGAAGGAACGTTCGTATGGTTCGATGGTGTATTAACGAAGCTGCATAGTATCCGAGCAAGTGAAGCTGCACAGATGCTG GCTGAAGATGGTGTGAACCCTGAGGACACTAGGTTACCTCCATTCATTGCAGACATGGAAGGAAGAACGTACACTTTCCAAGTGAGGGTCACTGCGTTCAACTTTACCGAGCATCACAAGACATTCACCATAACACGTATTGCTGAGGACCATGGTCGTCTGACGGAAGATGGCGTGGGGAGTGAT GGAGAtggcgatgatgatgatgacaacCCGAACATCAAGACACCACCTGCTGCTGATGATCAAGGTGGAACCAGTAAGGCGCGTAAGAAGACTGACGCTGGGACGTCGAATGTGGTGAAGAAGGCACGTGCTGGTTAA